Sequence from the Maribellus comscasis genome:
ACGTTCCCAATTTTATTAGTTTATACCGTCTTCTTGTATTTCCGGTTATTCTTTATATGGCACTTACCGGACATGAGAACTGGTTTGTAATTCTTTTGTGCATAAGTTTGGTCAGCGATGCTATTGATGGAAGTATTGCACGCTACTTTAAACTTCAAACTAATTTTGGGGCTGCACTCGATAACCTGGCGGATATTTGTACTTACGCTATGGCTATTCTGGGTTTATTCATTTTTAAATGGACTGAAATTGAACAGCATTCCTGGGTTTTATTCTTGTTTCTCGGAATATTTGTTCTTAGTTATATTGTCTCTTTTGCCCGGTTTGGAAAAATTCCTGGCCTACACCTTTATTCTGCAGTTTCTGCCGGGTATGCCCAAAGTATATTCTTTTTTGTGTTGTTTGTTTTTGGCTTTTATCCCTGGATGTACTATCTGGTTGTTTCCTGGGGAATAATTGCTTACACCGAAAAAATAATTATCCTGTTTAAACTCGACGACATTAAAATCGGGGTAAAAGGATTATACTGGTTAATAAAAAAGGAGAAGGAGCAAGCACACTAACGATGTTATATAAAATTAGTTTGGTCATTATCATGGTCATCACAAATCTTGGCGTTTTCGCACTGGAAATTACAGGATATGTAAAAGACAGGAAAAGCCAGGAACCAATACCTTTCTCGAATATTTGGGTTAAAGGCTCAACGAAGGGGACAATGTCTGACACAAATGGTCAGTTTATAATAAAGCTATCGCAGAATGATACGCTTTGCTTGTCTTCAGTCGGTTATCAAAAGTGGGAAATTCCTGCAAAAAAAATAACAGAGAGTCCGCTTATCGTTTTTATGGACGAAGAAGTACAGGAACTGGGTGAAGTGACTGTAAAACCCGAGGTTTCGCGTGCCAAAGTTTTGTTGAAACAAATTCAGGAAAGAAAAAAGGAAAACCGTGAAAACATACAAAAAGTTAGCGACTATAAAATGTTTGAGCGGACAACTGTTTATGTGGCAATCGATTCTGCTTCACGGGCAAACAGGATTATTAATAATTTAAATGAAGTTACAATGAAGCTGGATGGGCAGAGCCTTCGTTTCTCGCCTATTTATCTGGCTGAACTGGGAAAGAAAAATTCATTTGGAAAAGACAGCATAGTTTACAACCGGAAAGACGGAATCTTCCCCAAACTGAACCAGACTATTGAAAGCCTGATTCTTTTGAACGTAGTTATTGATATGGATTTCTATAAAGACCAGATTAATATCCTTGGCAGGGGAATAACATCGCCGTTAAGTAATTCTGCACAACTGCATTATGATTTTTATTTAAATGACAGTACATATATTGACGATACAAAATATTTCAGTTTTTCATTTACGCCAAAAAACAAATACAACCCCCTCTTTACCGGGCGTTTTACTGTTGAAGACAGCACATTTGCACTGACCAGTATTTTTGCTTACGTACAGGAAAAAGCCAATATAAATTTTGTTAACGGGTTCAAATCAAATGTAAATTATTCCAAAACTTACGATGATAAATGGTTTTATGACAATCAGGAAATTAGTTTAAACCTGGCGCTTTCACTAAACAAGGATACTGTTTCGAAATATGGTTCGCAGCGAATCGACGAAATTTCGAGTGGTAATTGGTTGGTAACAAAAACAACACAATATTCCACATCAAAGCGATTAAATGAAATCAGGCCTGGTAACTGGAAAAACCAGCCCGAGTTTGCATCTTCCAACCATTTGGATGAAGGTACCTACATGCGGGTGGAGAAGTTAAAGGAGAACCCGGTAGTACAGGGAATTGATGCCATTGGAGGAATGGTTTTAACCAGTTACATTGATGCAGGGAAAATAGAAATTGGGCCGGTGTTCGATATTTACAGCACCAATGCCATCGAGGGGCAGAGGTTTTCCATTCCGCTCCGAACCGGAGAAAAAATGTTCGAACGTTTTACCGTTGGAGGATTTTTAGGTTACGGAACAAAAAGTAAAGAGTTGAAATACGGGCTGAACTTTGCCTGGCAGCTTTTGCCAACCGACAAATTTATTATACGGGGAAACTATTCTGATGATTATAACCTTGTATCGCAGGATAAATACCTCCGGTTTATTAAAAAAAATCCCAATACAAGGGGAAACGGAAACTTTATTGCAGCCATTACAAGCAAGGTGGAAAATCCCTATCTGAAGGAAGAAAAAAAATTTAATATGATATTTGAATACAATGCCCGTGAAGACATTAGTTTTGAAGTTTCACCTTATTTTCTGCATAGTATAGAAACTCCGGATGTGCATTTTACGCGCAATAATGTGAATTATCACACATATAATAATTACGGGATTTTATTTAATACAAGGCTGGCATTCGGCCAGTATTACGACCAATATTACTTTGCTCGTGTTTATTATATTGATGAAACCCCGATAGTAAATCTGAGTATGGATATTGGCCAGACAAAATTACCAGGCAGTAATTCAGATAATTTTGGATTGTATGCCCAATTTCATGGCTCAGTCTCAGGGAAAGTAAACATGGGACTTACTTTTATGCGCTACATGGTAAACAGCGGCTACCTTTTTGGCGATGCGCCTTATGATTTACTGGATATGCCGGTAGGTTCCATGTCGTACGGATATGCAAAATACAGCTACAACCTGTTGCACCATGCGTCATTTGCACATAATCTATATACCAATGTTCATCTCGATTTCAATGGTGGAGGTATCATTCTAAACCGTATTCCTTTTATACGAAAACTGAAATTACGTGAAATGGTATCGTTAAAAACACATTACGGGAAACTTACCGGAAGTTATAAACCGGTTTTCGATTTACCAGGATATTATACCACAGAAATGAGTAAACCCTATGCAGAAATTGGATTCGGACTGACCAATATTCTCAAAGTACTGCGTGTGGAATATGTTCGCCAGTTGGGGGGCACTTATCTCAACAGCGGCTTTACGGATAAA
This genomic interval carries:
- a CDS encoding CDP-alcohol phosphatidyltransferase family protein codes for the protein MKQIIVKGENIVNVPNFISLYRLLVFPVILYMALTGHENWFVILLCISLVSDAIDGSIARYFKLQTNFGAALDNLADICTYAMAILGLFIFKWTEIEQHSWVLFLFLGIFVLSYIVSFARFGKIPGLHLYSAVSAGYAQSIFFFVLFVFGFYPWMYYLVVSWGIIAYTEKIIILFKLDDIKIGVKGLYWLIKKEKEQAH
- a CDS encoding DUF5686 and carboxypeptidase-like regulatory domain-containing protein, producing the protein MLYKISLVIIMVITNLGVFALEITGYVKDRKSQEPIPFSNIWVKGSTKGTMSDTNGQFIIKLSQNDTLCLSSVGYQKWEIPAKKITESPLIVFMDEEVQELGEVTVKPEVSRAKVLLKQIQERKKENRENIQKVSDYKMFERTTVYVAIDSASRANRIINNLNEVTMKLDGQSLRFSPIYLAELGKKNSFGKDSIVYNRKDGIFPKLNQTIESLILLNVVIDMDFYKDQINILGRGITSPLSNSAQLHYDFYLNDSTYIDDTKYFSFSFTPKNKYNPLFTGRFTVEDSTFALTSIFAYVQEKANINFVNGFKSNVNYSKTYDDKWFYDNQEISLNLALSLNKDTVSKYGSQRIDEISSGNWLVTKTTQYSTSKRLNEIRPGNWKNQPEFASSNHLDEGTYMRVEKLKENPVVQGIDAIGGMVLTSYIDAGKIEIGPVFDIYSTNAIEGQRFSIPLRTGEKMFERFTVGGFLGYGTKSKELKYGLNFAWQLLPTDKFIIRGNYSDDYNLVSQDKYLRFIKKNPNTRGNGNFIAAITSKVENPYLKEEKKFNMIFEYNAREDISFEVSPYFLHSIETPDVHFTRNNVNYHTYNNYGILFNTRLAFGQYYDQYYFARVYYIDETPIVNLSMDIGQTKLPGSNSDNFGLYAQFHGSVSGKVNMGLTFMRYMVNSGYLFGDAPYDLLDMPVGSMSYGYAKYSYNLLHHASFAHNLYTNVHLDFNGGGIILNRIPFIRKLKLREMVSLKTHYGKLTGSYKPVFDLPGYYTTEMSKPYAEIGFGLTNILKVLRVEYVRQLGGTYLNSGFTDKNGIFFRAEMSF